A genomic segment from Acidimicrobiales bacterium encodes:
- a CDS encoding glycoside hydrolase family 1 protein, whose product MTWDAGSQDRFWWGTAASSTQAEGAAPRADWARWERLGRAPASRDGNGFATNYRDDFALLADAGLTHHRLSIEWARLEPEPGKWDRDAVEHYRSMLEAANDAGLSVWVCLHHFSLPGWFSDDLGGFVDDKARRYHWPRHVDRVAETFGDLVFGWKPINEPVAYASLGWLDGTFPPGRRDPEKFFDALRAVHLANHEAWLLLKGGDQPVATVYNLAPVVPRSTEPHVTALADTVDEALWGWISALRDGLLRTPGRADVEIPEMAGSFDLVGFSYYSAYGIADDADNPFVPYPADARVGPLGYAPWSEGLGIVLRRLADELPGRPLLIAEHGVGTTDDEWREEVLRASLAEVASAAADGIDVRGFFHWTGIDNYEWLHGFDVPFGLFDRNRKPRDSAALASDWATRDLLSP is encoded by the coding sequence ATGACCTGGGACGCCGGCAGCCAAGACCGCTTCTGGTGGGGGACCGCCGCCTCGTCCACCCAGGCCGAGGGGGCCGCGCCCCGCGCCGACTGGGCCCGGTGGGAGCGGCTCGGGCGGGCGCCGGCGTCGCGTGACGGCAACGGCTTCGCCACCAACTACCGCGACGACTTCGCCCTGCTCGCCGATGCCGGCCTCACCCACCACCGCCTGTCGATCGAGTGGGCCCGCCTCGAGCCCGAGCCCGGCAAGTGGGACCGCGACGCCGTCGAGCACTACCGGTCGATGCTCGAGGCCGCCAACGACGCCGGCCTGTCGGTGTGGGTGTGCCTCCACCACTTCTCGCTCCCGGGCTGGTTCTCGGACGACCTCGGCGGCTTCGTCGACGACAAGGCCCGCCGCTACCACTGGCCCCGCCATGTCGACCGGGTGGCCGAGACCTTCGGCGACCTGGTGTTCGGCTGGAAGCCCATCAACGAACCGGTGGCCTACGCCTCGCTGGGGTGGCTCGACGGGACGTTCCCTCCCGGCCGACGTGACCCCGAGAAGTTCTTCGACGCCTTGCGGGCGGTGCACCTGGCCAACCACGAGGCGTGGCTGCTGCTCAAGGGCGGCGACCAGCCCGTGGCCACCGTCTACAACCTGGCGCCGGTCGTGCCCCGCTCCACCGAACCCCACGTCACCGCCCTCGCCGACACCGTCGACGAGGCCCTGTGGGGGTGGATCAGCGCCCTGCGCGACGGATTGCTGCGCACGCCCGGCCGCGCCGACGTCGAGATCCCCGAGATGGCCGGCTCGTTCGACCTCGTCGGCTTCTCCTACTACTCGGCCTACGGGATCGCCGACGATGCCGACAACCCGTTCGTCCCCTATCCCGCCGACGCCCGCGTCGGGCCCCTCGGCTACGCCCCGTGGAGCGAGGGCCTCGGCATCGTCCTGCGTCGCCTCGCCGACGAGCTGCCTGGCCGGCCGCTGCTGATCGCCGAGCACGGCGTCGGCACCACCGACGACGAGTGGCGCGAGGAGGTGCTCCGGGCGTCCCTGGCCGAGGTCGCCTCCGCGGCGGCCGACGGGATCGACGTCCGGGGCTTCTTCCACTGGACGGGCATCGACAACTACGAGTGGCTCCACGGCTTCGACGTGCCCTTCGGGCTGTTCGATCGGAACCGCAAGCCCCGCGACTCGGCGGCGCTGGCCTCGGACTGGGCCACCCGCGACCTCCTCTCCCCGTAG
- a CDS encoding DUF2510 domain-containing protein, whose protein sequence is MSPAPHFAPGVGVPGPALGVPTAPPGPPAGWHPDPGGRHEYRYWDGATWTDQVSDAGAVSADPL, encoded by the coding sequence ATGTCACCGGCGCCGCACTTCGCCCCGGGCGTCGGCGTGCCCGGACCCGCCCTCGGCGTCCCCACCGCGCCCCCCGGCCCGCCGGCGGGCTGGCACCCGGACCCGGGTGGCCGCCACGAGTACCGCTACTGGGACGGCGCCACCTGGACCGACCAGGTCAGCGACGCCGGCGCCGTCTCCGCCGACCCGCTCTGA
- a CDS encoding GGDEF domain-containing protein has product MGESGSVDGWERAAQRFVANGPIGLMTFDARAVVVYANEAALEIIGRDPTGMSVTDLLHADDLTRILAATKIQRSWADPSRNPGSVWRMLLADGGSVEVLTQARMLPVDGESYLQIGFLPAPPRLTVLDTLHDVAAGRPLSHTFARLMEGIVSDVAGMAINWMDPEGQLHVFGNLPPVLAGVGRDGRRDADPETPWWRATEYGEPAEQVGLDGLPAEVGDAATAAGFVACCVSPVPDPATGESLLYVNWVRDASMLAYVRQTFADVLADVLQVALVRAEDARRLYFAARHDHLTGLANRGAFFDALTAAIGQGPASVLYLDLDGFKLVNDHFGHDAGDQVLVAVAERLEACVPGDALVARLGGDEFAIVVPGDDGTVAEALAVRVVDSVGRPFALEPYGEIAVSVSVGCSVTDGQAPANANDLVVAADEALRSAKGDGKGTWVRATSR; this is encoded by the coding sequence ATGGGGGAGAGCGGCTCGGTGGACGGGTGGGAGCGGGCGGCCCAGCGGTTCGTGGCGAACGGCCCCATCGGGCTGATGACCTTCGACGCCCGAGCCGTCGTGGTGTACGCCAACGAGGCGGCGCTGGAGATCATCGGACGCGACCCCACGGGAATGTCCGTCACCGACCTCCTGCACGCGGACGACCTCACCCGGATCCTCGCCGCAACCAAGATCCAGCGGAGCTGGGCCGACCCCTCCCGCAACCCCGGATCGGTGTGGCGGATGCTCCTGGCCGACGGTGGCAGCGTCGAGGTGCTCACCCAGGCCCGGATGCTTCCGGTCGACGGCGAGTCCTACCTCCAGATCGGGTTCCTTCCGGCACCACCGCGGCTCACGGTGCTCGACACCCTCCACGACGTGGCCGCCGGCCGGCCCCTGTCGCACACCTTCGCCCGGCTCATGGAGGGCATCGTCAGCGATGTCGCCGGCATGGCCATCAACTGGATGGACCCGGAAGGCCAACTGCACGTGTTCGGCAACCTCCCGCCGGTGCTCGCCGGGGTCGGGAGGGACGGTCGGCGGGACGCCGACCCCGAGACGCCCTGGTGGCGGGCGACCGAGTACGGCGAGCCGGCCGAGCAGGTAGGCCTCGACGGCCTGCCGGCCGAGGTCGGCGACGCCGCGACCGCAGCCGGCTTCGTGGCCTGCTGCGTGTCGCCCGTGCCCGACCCGGCGACCGGCGAGTCTCTCCTCTACGTCAACTGGGTGCGCGACGCCTCGATGCTCGCCTACGTCCGGCAGACCTTCGCCGACGTGCTGGCCGATGTCCTGCAGGTGGCCCTCGTGCGCGCCGAGGACGCCCGCCGCCTGTACTTCGCCGCCCGCCATGACCACCTGACCGGCCTGGCCAACCGCGGCGCCTTCTTCGACGCCCTCACCGCAGCCATCGGTCAGGGTCCCGCGAGCGTGCTGTACCTGGACCTCGACGGTTTCAAACTCGTCAACGACCACTTTGGTCACGACGCCGGCGACCAGGTCCTCGTCGCCGTCGCCGAGCGCCTGGAGGCGTGCGTGCCCGGGGACGCGCTCGTGGCCCGTCTCGGCGGCGACGAGTTCGCCATCGTGGTGCCCGGCGACGACGGGACCGTGGCGGAGGCGCTCGCGGTACGGGTGGTCGACTCGGTGGGCCGGCCCTTCGCGCTCGAGCCCTACGGCGAGATCGCGGTCAGCGTCAGCGTCGGCTGTTCGGTCACCGACGGGCAGGCGCCGGCGAACGCCAACGACCTCGTGGTGGCCGCCGACGAGGCCTTGCGCTCGGCCAAGGGAGATGGCAAGGGCACCTGGGTGCGGGCCACCAGCCGCTGA
- a CDS encoding magnesium chelatase, translating to MSSRPATIGQLRESGWESVPIKEEVRRNAVAKIASGEPLFAEVLGYEDTVMPQLENALLAGHDVIFLGERGQAKTRMIRSLTGLLDEWMPIIVGSEINDDPYHPVSKHARDLVAEHGDDTNIEWVHRDLRYGEKLATPDTSIADLIGEVDPIKVAEGRYLSDELTLHYGLVPRTNRGIFAINELPDLSERIQVGLLNVLEERDVQVRGYKIRLPLDVLLFASANPEDYTNRGRIITPLKDRFGAQIRTHYPLDVETEVAIAAQEARPFDLEGVRVSVPEYMSEIVATISHLARQSPHINQASGVSVRLTVSNEETLIANALRRSLRMGETEVVPRVSDLEALVSSTAGKVEIEAIEEGRDAQIVEQIMKGAVLTVFKEHFAVEDLRGVLDAFDEGAVVNAGEDVGADDYAQLVTSVPALRDAVRQLTDDESPAAVAGAVELVLEGLHLSKRLNKDAVGARATYRGRG from the coding sequence ATGTCGTCGCGACCCGCCACCATCGGCCAGCTCCGCGAGTCCGGCTGGGAGTCGGTTCCCATCAAGGAGGAGGTGCGCCGCAACGCGGTCGCCAAGATCGCCTCCGGCGAGCCCCTCTTCGCCGAGGTGCTCGGCTACGAGGACACCGTCATGCCCCAGCTCGAGAACGCGCTGCTCGCGGGGCACGACGTGATCTTCCTGGGCGAGCGGGGTCAGGCGAAGACCCGCATGATCCGCTCGCTCACCGGGCTGCTCGACGAGTGGATGCCGATCATCGTCGGTTCCGAGATCAACGACGACCCCTACCACCCGGTGTCGAAGCACGCCCGGGACCTCGTGGCCGAGCACGGCGACGACACCAACATCGAGTGGGTCCACCGCGACCTGCGCTACGGCGAGAAGCTGGCCACCCCCGACACGTCCATCGCCGACCTCATCGGCGAGGTCGATCCCATCAAGGTCGCCGAGGGCCGTTACCTCTCCGACGAGCTCACCCTCCACTACGGCCTCGTCCCCCGTACCAACCGTGGCATCTTCGCCATCAACGAGCTGCCCGACCTCTCCGAGCGCATCCAGGTCGGACTGCTGAACGTGCTCGAGGAGCGAGACGTCCAGGTGCGCGGCTACAAGATCCGCCTCCCCCTCGACGTGTTGCTCTTCGCCTCGGCCAACCCCGAGGACTACACGAACCGCGGGCGGATCATCACCCCGCTGAAGGACCGCTTCGGCGCCCAGATCCGCACCCACTACCCCCTCGACGTCGAGACCGAGGTGGCCATCGCCGCCCAGGAGGCCCGTCCGTTCGACCTCGAGGGCGTGCGGGTCTCCGTGCCCGAGTACATGTCCGAGATCGTGGCCACCATCAGCCACCTGGCCCGTCAGAGCCCGCACATCAACCAGGCCTCCGGCGTGTCGGTGCGCCTCACCGTGTCGAACGAGGAGACCCTGATCGCCAACGCCCTCCGGCGGTCGCTGCGCATGGGCGAGACCGAGGTCGTGCCGCGGGTGAGCGACCTCGAGGCGCTCGTCTCCTCCACCGCCGGCAAGGTCGAGATCGAGGCCATCGAGGAGGGCCGCGACGCGCAGATCGTCGAGCAGATCATGAAGGGCGCGGTGCTGACGGTGTTCAAGGAGCACTTCGCGGTCGAGGACCTGCGTGGTGTGCTCGACGCCTTCGACGAGGGCGCGGTGGTCAACGCCGGCGAGGACGTCGGCGCCGACGACTACGCCCAGCTCGTCACCTCGGTGCCGGCGCTGCGCGACGCCGTGCGGCAGCTGACCGACGACGAGTCGCCCGCGGCGGTGGCCGGCGCCGTCGAGCTCGTCCTCGAGGGCCTCCACCTGTCGAAACGCCTCAACAAGGACGCAGTCGGCGCCCGCGCCACCTACCGAGGCCGCGGCTGA
- a CDS encoding cation:proton antiporter has protein sequence MDTYQLLLAILGVAVLGSAVLPRLVHRRPISVPIVYVAAGMVLFALPLGLEAPLPGTGADTDTNWAERLTEFVVIVSLMGAGLKLRRPIGWRSWGTTWRLLGITMPLTIAGIALLGGLAAGLPLAAAVLLGAVLAPTDPVLASDVQVEGVQGPEEEDADDEVRFGLTSEAGLNDALAFPFTNLAIAIAAGGSWLAGWVVDDVVVHLSVGLVVGVLLGRVIAYLAFSVGSPLALARTGQGFVSVGATLLVYGVAELAHGYGFLAVFVAAVTIRRYELDHEYHEVLHDFAETLERLASIVFLLLLGGSVVDGALGALTPAGIAVAVAAIVVVRPLAGWVGLLGSPTDAPTRAALAFFGVRGMGTIYYLAHAVTEEAFPEAREVWSIAILTIVLSIVVHGTTASIALSGIERKVDRDGAGTDRRARPSPPSA, from the coding sequence GTGGACACCTACCAACTGCTCCTGGCCATCCTCGGGGTGGCGGTGCTGGGGTCGGCGGTGCTCCCCCGGCTGGTGCACCGCCGGCCGATCTCGGTGCCGATCGTGTACGTGGCGGCCGGCATGGTCCTGTTCGCGCTGCCGCTGGGCCTGGAGGCGCCGCTGCCCGGCACGGGGGCGGACACGGACACCAACTGGGCCGAGCGGCTCACGGAGTTCGTGGTGATCGTCTCCCTCATGGGCGCCGGACTGAAGCTGCGCCGACCCATCGGCTGGCGGTCTTGGGGCACCACCTGGCGATTGCTCGGCATCACCATGCCGCTCACGATCGCCGGCATCGCGCTGTTGGGGGGACTGGCGGCGGGGCTGCCGCTGGCGGCGGCCGTCCTCCTCGGCGCCGTGCTCGCACCCACCGACCCGGTGCTCGCGTCCGACGTGCAGGTGGAGGGCGTGCAGGGTCCCGAGGAGGAGGACGCCGACGACGAGGTCCGCTTCGGCCTGACCTCGGAGGCCGGCCTCAACGACGCCCTCGCCTTCCCGTTCACGAACCTCGCCATCGCGATCGCGGCCGGTGGAAGCTGGCTGGCCGGTTGGGTCGTGGACGACGTGGTCGTGCACCTCTCCGTCGGTCTCGTGGTGGGCGTGCTGCTCGGTCGGGTCATCGCCTACCTGGCCTTCAGCGTCGGGTCACCGCTGGCCCTCGCCCGCACCGGCCAGGGCTTCGTCTCCGTGGGAGCGACCCTGCTGGTCTACGGCGTGGCGGAGCTCGCCCATGGCTACGGCTTCCTCGCGGTGTTCGTGGCCGCGGTCACCATCCGCAGGTACGAGCTCGACCACGAGTACCACGAGGTGCTGCACGACTTCGCCGAGACCCTCGAACGCCTCGCGAGCATCGTGTTCCTGTTGCTGCTGGGCGGGTCGGTGGTCGACGGTGCCCTCGGGGCACTCACGCCCGCAGGCATCGCCGTGGCCGTGGCCGCGATCGTGGTGGTGCGGCCGCTGGCTGGCTGGGTCGGCCTGCTCGGGTCGCCCACCGACGCGCCCACACGGGCGGCGCTGGCCTTCTTCGGGGTCCGCGGGATGGGCACGATCTACTACCTGGCGCACGCGGTGACCGAGGAGGCCTTTCCGGAAGCCCGCGAGGTGTGGTCGATCGCCATCCTCACCATCGTCTTGTCGATCGTCGTCCATGGGACCACCGCCAGCATCGCCCTGTCCGGGATCGAGCGGAAGGTCGACCGTGACGGGGCGGGCACAGACCGCCGAGCTCGACCGTCGCCCCCCTCCGCGTGA
- a CDS encoding TetR/AcrR family transcriptional regulator — MSRAESQERTRAALLAAADRRFEAQGYLGTTLSEIAADAGLTKGAVYANFRSKADLFLAVRQEWSLGGIPLLAEQAAALDDLDEWIALIADWVAALGGEGEQRQRAYSEFLVEAAATPEAARAFVEPYRSARTMVSTMLAAELSRLLDLAVEPLHLEVQVDIFFAAVAGLAFIRTLDATIPSEAYRVAVRNLILGTMEVAAEPPTG; from the coding sequence ATGAGTCGGGCCGAATCACAGGAGCGGACGAGGGCGGCGTTGCTCGCCGCGGCCGACCGGCGATTCGAGGCCCAGGGGTACCTGGGCACCACGCTGTCCGAGATCGCGGCCGACGCCGGGCTCACCAAGGGTGCGGTGTACGCCAACTTCCGATCGAAGGCCGACCTGTTCCTGGCGGTCCGCCAGGAGTGGTCCCTGGGCGGGATCCCGCTCCTCGCCGAGCAGGCTGCCGCCCTCGACGACCTCGACGAGTGGATCGCCCTCATCGCCGACTGGGTGGCCGCCCTCGGTGGCGAGGGCGAGCAGCGCCAGCGGGCCTACTCCGAGTTCCTGGTCGAGGCGGCCGCGACCCCCGAGGCGGCACGCGCCTTCGTCGAGCCCTACCGCTCGGCCCGCACGATGGTGTCGACCATGCTGGCCGCCGAGCTCAGCCGCCTGCTCGATCTCGCCGTCGAGCCCCTGCACCTCGAGGTGCAGGTCGACATCTTCTTCGCCGCCGTCGCCGGTCTGGCGTTCATCCGCACCCTCGACGCCACCATCCCGAGCGAGGCCTACCGGGTGGCCGTGCGCAACCTGATCCTCGGCACCATGGAGGTCGCCGCGGAGCCGCCGACGGGTTGA